One Chitinispirillum alkaliphilum genomic region harbors:
- a CDS encoding Glutathione peroxidase family protein gives MQSIYDIPVTTITGEETTLRPYEGKVLLIVNVASKCGFTKQYDGLQKLYEKYKDEGFYILGFPSNDFKNQEPGTNEEILEFCRVNFGVTFPLFSKISVKRGEKQHPLYTFLTSKETNKNVAGRITWNFNKFLISRDGTVITRFGSRTEPLAPKVIKAIEEALKGQ, from the coding sequence ATGCAATCGATATACGATATTCCGGTTACCACAATAACCGGTGAAGAAACTACCTTAAGGCCCTATGAAGGAAAAGTTCTTCTGATTGTTAATGTGGCAAGTAAATGCGGCTTTACAAAGCAGTATGATGGACTTCAAAAACTCTATGAAAAATACAAAGATGAGGGGTTTTATATTCTTGGATTTCCCTCTAATGATTTTAAAAACCAGGAGCCCGGAACAAATGAAGAGATTCTTGAGTTTTGCCGTGTAAATTTCGGTGTAACATTTCCTCTGTTTTCCAAAATATCCGTAAAAAGAGGTGAAAAACAGCATCCTTTGTATACCTTTCTTACCTCCAAAGAGACAAACAAGAATGTTGCAGGACGAATCACCTGGAATTTCAACAAGTTTCTGATATCAAGAGATGGGACAGTAATAACCCGTTTTGGCAGCCGAACAGAACCACTTGCTCCGAAGGTGATTAAGGCTATAGAGGAAGCACTGAAAGGTCAATAA